The following are encoded in a window of Nakamurella sp. A5-74 genomic DNA:
- a CDS encoding ABC transporter permease: protein MKTLNETVVLFGRSMRHIQRSPDTIITVAIMPIAMLLLFVYVLGGAIKTGSDSYVNYLLPGILLIAVATGISYTAVRIFGDTKEGIIARLHSMPVSRSAVLWGHVLTSLVSTALSLVVIFGVALLMGFRTGAGIGSWAAVAGILALFTLALTWLAVIPGLTASSIDGASAFAYPLIFLPFISSAFVPTDTMPGPVRFFAEHQPVTAIVESIRDLFRGVPVGSDIWIALAWCVGGALIAYFFAMRVYRRVR, encoded by the coding sequence ATGAAGACGCTCAACGAAACCGTTGTCCTGTTCGGGCGCTCCATGCGGCACATCCAGCGGAGCCCGGACACCATCATCACGGTCGCGATCATGCCGATCGCGATGCTGTTGTTGTTCGTCTACGTCCTGGGCGGCGCCATCAAGACCGGCAGCGACAGCTACGTCAACTACCTGCTGCCCGGCATCCTGCTGATCGCCGTGGCCACCGGGATCTCCTACACCGCGGTGCGGATCTTCGGCGACACGAAGGAGGGCATCATCGCGCGGCTGCACTCGATGCCGGTGTCGCGGTCAGCGGTCCTGTGGGGCCATGTGCTCACTTCGCTGGTGTCGACGGCACTGTCGCTGGTGGTGATCTTCGGAGTGGCGTTGCTGATGGGGTTCCGCACCGGTGCGGGCATCGGGAGCTGGGCGGCGGTGGCCGGCATCCTGGCGTTGTTCACCCTGGCGCTGACCTGGCTGGCCGTCATTCCCGGGCTCACCGCGAGTTCGATCGACGGAGCATCTGCGTTCGCCTACCCGCTGATCTTCCTACCGTTCATCAGCTCCGCGTTCGTGCCGACCGACACGATGCCGGGCCCGGTGCGGTTCTTCGCCGAGCACCAGCCGGTCACCGCGATCGTCGAGAGCATCCGTGATCTGTTCCGGGGAGTCCCGGTGGGCAGCGACATCTGGATCGCGTTGGCCTGGTGCGTCGGTGGCGCATTGATCGCCTACTTCTTCGCCATGCGGGTCTACCGCAGGGTGCGCTGA
- a CDS encoding DUF6421 family protein has protein sequence MRSQHPLVSDTRWLALKDAVSSIRPLQIKDGSIPDAENHALATGLVDRISTSITELAPEFPHDHAYLTALVADFRRWADDGFAVPDFLDSLVAFAPANNRVDGLPHLVVFPMYTQNGNLDRNVEAVLLQVIWPEFVAELEAGDYSNKLFLPIRFLDFTAGYDTNSAVLFPETIAMRELPKFTWGGIFADREAARFRRVVAEAAQVTGLQLPPDAARLVADQDLAEQTFVMWDLIHDRTHMHGDLPFDPFMIKQRMPFFLYSLEEMRCDLTAFRESVELEKQGNPYARLVQYAVIFDRIFRFSITGARVRNYDGLGGQLLFAWLHQHRVLHWTDNRLTIEWDKVTEPVLELGRRIEDLYWRSIDRPKVAHWLAAYELVSSVVTPHPLSAWARYTAGDREALPLDGPPKGLTDHVLPDEFPLSMFFEALDKKMKDVVAGTAGITG, from the coding sequence ATGCGGTCCCAGCACCCGCTGGTGTCCGACACCCGCTGGCTGGCCCTCAAGGACGCGGTCAGCAGCATCCGCCCGCTGCAGATCAAGGACGGCTCCATCCCCGACGCCGAGAACCACGCTCTCGCAACGGGTCTCGTCGACCGCATCTCCACCTCGATCACCGAGCTCGCTCCGGAGTTCCCGCACGACCATGCCTACCTCACCGCCCTGGTCGCGGACTTCCGTCGGTGGGCCGATGACGGCTTCGCCGTCCCCGACTTCCTGGACTCGCTGGTGGCGTTCGCACCCGCGAACAACCGGGTCGACGGGCTGCCGCACCTGGTCGTGTTCCCGATGTACACCCAGAACGGAAACCTCGATCGCAACGTGGAAGCTGTTCTGCTCCAGGTGATCTGGCCGGAATTCGTCGCTGAACTCGAGGCCGGCGACTACTCGAACAAGCTGTTCCTGCCGATCCGTTTCCTGGACTTCACCGCCGGCTACGACACCAACTCCGCGGTGCTGTTCCCGGAGACGATCGCGATGCGCGAGCTGCCCAAGTTCACCTGGGGCGGCATCTTCGCCGACCGCGAGGCTGCCCGGTTCCGTCGGGTGGTCGCCGAGGCCGCCCAGGTCACCGGCCTGCAGTTGCCGCCGGACGCCGCGCGGTTGGTCGCCGACCAGGATCTAGCAGAGCAGACGTTCGTCATGTGGGACCTGATCCACGATCGCACCCACATGCACGGAGACCTGCCGTTCGACCCGTTCATGATCAAGCAGCGGATGCCGTTCTTCCTCTACTCGCTGGAGGAGATGCGCTGCGACCTCACAGCTTTCCGCGAATCAGTGGAGCTGGAGAAGCAGGGCAACCCGTACGCGCGGCTCGTCCAGTACGCGGTCATCTTCGACCGCATCTTCCGGTTCTCGATCACCGGGGCCCGGGTCCGCAACTACGACGGCCTCGGCGGCCAGTTGCTGTTCGCCTGGCTGCACCAGCACCGCGTCCTGCACTGGACCGACAACCGGCTCACCATCGAATGGGACAAGGTCACCGAGCCGGTGCTGGAGCTCGGTCGACGGATCGAGGATCTCTACTGGCGCTCCATCGACCGCCCGAAGGTGGCGCACTGGCTGGCCGCCTACGAGCTGGTGTCCTCCGTCGTCACCCCGCATCCGCTGTCCGCCTGGGCCCGGTACACCGCCGGCGACCGCGAGGCGCTCCCGCTCGACGGTCCGCCCAAGGGCCTCACCGATCACGTGCTGCCCGACGAGTTCCCATTGTCGATGTTCTTCGAGGCACTCGACAAGAAGATGAAGGACGTCGTCGCCGGGACGGCCGGCATCACCGGCTGA